One stretch of Bacteroidota bacterium DNA includes these proteins:
- a CDS encoding SDR family oxidoreductase: MKYVLIVGAGSDLALPLEHLYAKAGYGLYLASRNIDQLRHDADEIKRQNGTDAAAFRFDVTETELHQKFYDALPQKPIGIVCLAGALGEQKESEQYFTEAKKVIEANFVGLVSIVHIVANDFEQRKEGFIVGVSSVAGEKGRQSNYVYASAKAGFTAFLSGLRNRLHNSHVQVLTVHPGFIRTKMIEGRKTSSFITATPERVAYDIFNAQQSGKDFIYSKWFWRYIMFLFRMIPESIVKKLNFK, encoded by the coding sequence ATGAAGTATGTATTGATCGTAGGTGCAGGTTCAGATCTTGCCTTACCGCTAGAACATTTGTATGCAAAGGCAGGATATGGTCTCTATCTTGCCAGTCGAAATATCGATCAATTGCGGCATGATGCGGATGAAATCAAACGGCAAAATGGAACGGATGCAGCGGCATTTCGTTTTGATGTAACAGAAACGGAATTGCATCAGAAATTTTATGATGCCTTACCGCAAAAACCGATTGGGATTGTTTGTCTTGCCGGTGCACTTGGAGAACAAAAAGAATCTGAACAGTATTTTACGGAAGCTAAAAAAGTGATCGAAGCAAACTTTGTAGGTCTGGTCTCTATTGTTCATATTGTCGCAAACGATTTTGAACAGAGAAAAGAAGGATTTATTGTTGGCGTAAGTTCCGTAGCAGGTGAGAAGGGAAGACAAAGTAATTATGTTTACGCAAGTGCGAAAGCGGGGTTTACTGCGTTCCTTTCCGGTTTACGAAATAGACTGCACAACTCACATGTTCAAGTCCTTACAGTGCATCCCGGATTTATCCGCACAAAGATGATCGAAGGAAGAAAAACCTCGAGTTTTATAACAGCAACACCGGAGAGAGTTGCGTACGATATTTTCAACGCTCAGCAGTCCGGAAAAGATTTTATTTATTCAAAGTGGTTCTGGAGATACATTATGTTTCTGTTTAGAATGATTCCTGAATCGATTGTGAAGAAATTAAATTTTAAATGA